One genomic window of Bartonella sp. HY038 includes the following:
- a CDS encoding thiamine pyrophosphate-binding protein: MTNNNSSDLNGIEMQGGEAVARILKAFNCGPMLGMGGFQLLPMYEVADKLGLDHYLINDERAAAFAADAYAKVTGRVGLADASLGPGATNLVTGLGEALNAGTPMVCVIGDTHRDHSWKNMTQEVRQMDVLRPVCKELIRIETIQRIPELMKRAFAVATSGRPGPVVVDIPEDIMHAVHTFFADDFEVDPANESVPALRCRPDKANLEKAAAALAKAKRPLILAGGGVHISGANHALEQFAQATNIPVAHTLTGKGAIACTSPLNAGLFGRYDRIANKLIEEADILFVVGCKLGEIATKRYTLPPKGKTIIHLDSLPEEFGRTTKADIILWGDARCGLEDMLDALSDKTSQLYANHQAYIDDVGNRMDTWRKDVAERLYSNEKPINMARLMTELNTALPNDAILVADGGFAAHWSGLLYDTKQAGRGFLPDRGFASIGYGLPGAIGAALAAPERTVMALTGDSGFCMVLGDLETAKRLNLNITIIVVNNAASGYVKALQHLVYGTGHYHSSDLNEVDFAKVANSFGCTGIRVEDPDQIGDALQQAMTIKGPVVLDVIVTRDPAKMLPGVDNRAAIIKKGDRIA, from the coding sequence ATGACAAATAATAATAGCAGCGATTTAAACGGCATTGAAATGCAAGGTGGGGAAGCTGTTGCGCGCATCCTAAAAGCTTTTAACTGTGGTCCGATGCTTGGCATGGGGGGCTTCCAACTACTACCTATGTATGAAGTTGCTGATAAGCTTGGTTTAGATCATTATTTAATCAATGATGAACGAGCCGCCGCCTTTGCAGCTGATGCCTATGCCAAAGTAACTGGTCGCGTTGGTCTTGCAGATGCGTCTTTAGGACCGGGAGCCACTAATCTTGTCACTGGACTTGGTGAAGCACTCAATGCTGGTACTCCCATGGTATGTGTCATCGGGGATACCCATCGTGATCACTCATGGAAGAATATGACACAAGAAGTGCGTCAGATGGACGTATTACGTCCGGTTTGTAAAGAACTTATCCGCATTGAAACAATACAACGAATCCCTGAACTAATGAAGCGCGCCTTTGCTGTTGCGACCTCTGGCCGCCCTGGACCAGTTGTGGTGGATATTCCAGAAGATATCATGCATGCAGTCCATACTTTCTTTGCTGATGATTTTGAGGTTGACCCTGCTAATGAAAGTGTACCAGCTTTGCGTTGCCGGCCTGATAAGGCTAACCTAGAAAAAGCAGCTGCTGCCTTAGCCAAGGCAAAGCGCCCGTTAATTCTTGCTGGCGGCGGCGTGCATATTTCAGGCGCAAATCATGCATTGGAACAATTTGCGCAAGCAACCAATATACCCGTTGCCCATACTTTAACCGGCAAGGGAGCAATTGCTTGCACAAGCCCACTCAATGCAGGGCTCTTTGGTCGCTATGACCGAATTGCCAATAAGCTGATTGAAGAAGCCGATATATTATTTGTCGTTGGCTGCAAATTAGGCGAAATTGCCACCAAGCGTTATACATTACCACCAAAAGGCAAAACAATTATTCACCTTGACTCATTACCTGAAGAATTTGGCCGCACAACCAAAGCAGACATTATTTTATGGGGTGATGCACGCTGTGGGCTTGAAGATATGCTTGACGCGTTAAGCGACAAGACATCACAATTATATGCAAACCACCAAGCTTATATTGATGATGTCGGTAATCGCATGGATACATGGCGCAAGGATGTTGCAGAACGCCTATATTCAAATGAAAAGCCAATTAATATGGCACGACTAATGACCGAATTGAACACAGCATTGCCTAATGATGCAATCTTGGTTGCCGATGGTGGATTTGCAGCTCATTGGAGCGGTCTATTATATGATACCAAACAAGCAGGACGTGGCTTTTTGCCTGATCGCGGTTTCGCGTCAATTGGATATGGATTACCTGGCGCCATCGGTGCAGCGCTTGCCGCGCCGGAGCGTACAGTTATGGCACTTACTGGCGATAGCGGCTTTTGCATGGTTTTAGGAGACTTGGAAACCGCAAAGCGGCTTAACCTTAATATTACAATTATAGTCGTCAATAATGCGGCTTCTGGCTATGTTAAAGCCTTGCAACACTTAGTCTATGGCACAGGGCATTATCATTCATCTGACCTAAATGAAGTAGATTTTGCAAAAGTTGCAAATTCGTTTGGTTGCACAGGTATTCGCGTTGAAGATCCAGACCAAATTGGCGATGCCCTTCAACAAGCCATGACAATCAAAGGGCCTGTTGTGTTAGATGTCATTGTAACCCGTGATCCTGCCAAAATGCTGCCTGGTGTTGATAATCGCGCCGCTATTATAAAAAAGGGTGATCGCATAGCCTAA
- the fba gene encoding class II fructose-bisphosphate aldolase (catalyzes the reversible aldol condensation of dihydroxyacetonephosphate and glyceraldehyde 3-phosphate in the Calvin cycle, glycolysis, and/or gluconeogenesis), whose translation MARITLRQLLDHAAEHDYGVPAFNINNMEQALAVMEAAHATNSPVIIQASRGARAYAHDIMLRHMMDAVVEIFPHIPVCVHLDHGNGPATCMTALQNGFTSVMMDGSLKEDGKTPADWDYNVGVTKQVSTMAHYGGASVEGELGVLGSLETGQGEAEDGHGAEGVLSHDQLLTNPDEAVKFVLETKVDALAVAMGTSHGAYKFTRKPDGNVLAMSVIEEIHRKLPNTHLVMHGSSSVPQELQDIINQYGGDIKPTWGVPVEEIQRGIRHGVRKINIDTDCRMAITGQIRRVFAENPSEFDPRKYLAPAREAVTKLCKQRFEEFGTAGHASAIKPLPLADMAKLYAEGKLDPIAS comes from the coding sequence ATGGCCCGTATTACCCTTCGCCAATTGCTTGATCATGCAGCAGAACATGATTATGGCGTTCCAGCGTTTAATATTAATAATATGGAACAGGCACTTGCCGTTATGGAAGCTGCCCACGCGACTAATTCACCGGTTATCATTCAAGCATCGCGCGGCGCGCGCGCTTATGCCCATGACATCATGCTGCGTCATATGATGGATGCAGTGGTTGAAATTTTCCCTCATATTCCTGTGTGCGTGCATCTTGACCATGGTAATGGCCCAGCAACCTGCATGACCGCACTACAAAACGGTTTTACATCGGTAATGATGGATGGTTCGCTTAAAGAAGATGGTAAAACACCTGCTGATTGGGATTATAATGTGGGTGTGACCAAACAGGTTTCAACCATGGCTCATTATGGCGGCGCTTCAGTTGAAGGTGAACTTGGTGTGCTTGGCTCACTTGAAACAGGTCAAGGTGAAGCTGAAGATGGCCACGGCGCAGAAGGCGTTCTAAGCCATGACCAATTATTGACTAATCCTGATGAAGCGGTCAAATTTGTGCTTGAAACCAAGGTAGATGCTTTGGCTGTTGCTATGGGTACCAGCCATGGTGCTTATAAATTTACCCGTAAGCCTGATGGCAATGTTTTGGCAATGAGCGTTATTGAAGAAATCCATCGCAAATTACCAAATACCCATTTGGTGATGCATGGTTCTTCATCAGTTCCGCAAGAGCTACAAGATATCATCAACCAATATGGTGGCGATATTAAGCCAACTTGGGGCGTGCCAGTAGAAGAAATCCAACGCGGCATCCGCCATGGTGTGCGCAAAATCAACATTGACACCGATTGCCGCATGGCAATTACGGGTCAGATCCGCCGCGTTTTTGCTGAAAATCCATCAGAGTTTGATCCACGTAAATATTTGGCACCAGCGCGTGAAGCGGTTACCAAGCTTTGCAAACAACGCTTTGAAGAATTTGGCACGGCAGGCCACGCCAGTGCGATTAAGCCATTGCCACTTGCTGACATGGCAAAGCTTTATGCTGAAGGCAAACTTGATCCTATTGCTTCTTAA
- a CDS encoding efflux RND transporter permease subunit: protein MQNNNSFDKDGVSETKKPKTISKGGFVNLFIRRPVFAFVVNALIVVAGLAALSGVDIRELPDVDRPAVTVATDFTGASAETIDREITQVLEDAVARVTGVKTISSRSSFARSRVTVEFNDGVDLNVAAADIRDAISRVTNDLPQAADASRIIKADSNADAVMRLAVMSDRMSVDDLTVLADDQIADTLSAVAGVADVQMFGDRDKIFRIDIDQARLASYGLTVGNITTTLSDMALDAPAGSLRSSDQSLVVRATANLSTPQAFENVYITPKIRIGDIANVTLGPDVETSIVNANGRSAVGLGIIRQAQSNTLDISKGITQAVAELNKTLPDGVEVRITSDDANFIKGAIHEVEIALIVAILGVIVVIFLFLWDVRATLIPALSIPVALIGTIAAIYLAGFSINILTLLALVLATGLVVDDAIVVLENIVRRRNMGIGPRAASVLGTNEVFFAVVATTLTLAAVFIPISFLPGQAGGLFKEFGFVLAIAILLSAIVSLTLCPMLASRFLKEHKSNESDHREPLFFQKLGGFIGGFYRKTLHFCLNQPLMVIVASIVFAGLSWAGFNTLQQELTPSEDRSSIFLSIEGPQGISVDYLNDQFKQIEAILSPLRENGEIVSTYSVAGTGGSTNRGVIILTLAPWNDRSRSQQEIIGDINTAMRKFPSVRVLTREGNSLGIRGAGNGLQFAILGQDYATLQPAAEAIIAKMQQNPKFLQPRLAVDATQPQLFIDIDRARASDLGIDISGMAQTVQSMLDGRKIGSVYVGDRSYDVKIVSSTHPVNDPSDLENIYMKTSDSRFVPVSAIASVDERPVPPELQRESRMRAVTLTTNLASDYALGTAYQDVLAIAKNELPSGSYILPLAEAATLGETSAGLILIFGFAIVIILLVLAAQFESFISGIIVMATVPLGLGCAVIAMMISGVSLNVYSQIGLVLLVGIMAKNGILIVEFADQLRDRGMNVRQAIEEAANIRLRPVSMTMICAILGGVPLVLASGAGAEARIALGWVIVGGLGLATIATLYVTPVAYLLLGRFVRPKAEEEARLDQELHHANNNQNTH, encoded by the coding sequence ATGCAAAATAACAATTCCTTTGATAAAGATGGCGTGAGCGAAACAAAAAAGCCAAAAACAATTAGCAAGGGGGGCTTTGTTAATCTATTTATTCGCCGGCCAGTTTTCGCCTTTGTTGTTAATGCCTTGATTGTTGTTGCAGGTCTTGCAGCCCTTTCTGGTGTGGATATTCGCGAATTGCCCGATGTTGATCGCCCTGCAGTTACAGTTGCAACAGATTTTACTGGTGCATCCGCCGAAACTATTGACCGTGAAATTACCCAAGTTTTAGAAGATGCTGTAGCGCGCGTCACCGGGGTTAAAACCATTTCATCGCGTTCATCCTTTGCGCGCAGCCGCGTGACAGTAGAATTTAATGATGGTGTTGATCTTAATGTTGCAGCGGCTGATATTCGTGATGCCATTTCGCGCGTCACCAATGATCTGCCGCAAGCCGCGGACGCATCACGTATCATCAAAGCAGATTCCAATGCCGATGCGGTAATGCGCCTTGCGGTGATGTCCGATAGAATGAGCGTAGATGATCTAACCGTTCTTGCCGATGATCAGATTGCTGATACGCTGTCTGCGGTTGCCGGCGTTGCCGATGTGCAAATGTTTGGCGATCGTGATAAGATTTTCCGCATTGATATTGATCAGGCACGCCTTGCAAGTTACGGTTTGACGGTTGGCAATATCACCACCACCCTATCAGATATGGCGCTTGACGCACCAGCTGGATCATTACGCAGTTCTGACCAATCCTTGGTGGTGCGTGCAACAGCAAATCTTTCAACGCCGCAAGCTTTTGAAAATGTTTATATTACCCCAAAAATCCGCATTGGTGATATTGCCAATGTTACCTTAGGGCCTGATGTTGAAACATCAATCGTGAATGCCAATGGTCGCTCCGCCGTTGGGCTTGGTATTATCCGGCAAGCGCAATCCAATACTTTGGATATTTCTAAAGGCATTACGCAGGCCGTTGCAGAGCTCAATAAAACCTTGCCAGATGGGGTTGAAGTACGCATCACCAGTGATGATGCCAATTTCATCAAGGGTGCAATTCATGAGGTTGAAATTGCCTTGATCGTTGCCATTCTTGGCGTCATCGTGGTTATTTTCCTATTTCTTTGGGATGTTCGAGCAACACTTATCCCAGCCTTATCGATTCCCGTTGCTCTTATCGGTACAATTGCCGCAATTTATTTGGCCGGTTTTTCCATCAATATTTTAACCTTGCTAGCACTGGTGCTTGCAACGGGGCTTGTAGTTGATGATGCAATTGTGGTGTTAGAAAATATTGTTCGCCGCCGCAATATGGGCATTGGTCCACGTGCAGCTTCAGTTTTGGGCACTAATGAAGTATTTTTTGCCGTTGTCGCAACCACTCTTACCCTTGCTGCGGTGTTTATTCCAATTTCGTTTTTGCCAGGGCAAGCTGGTGGTCTATTTAAAGAGTTTGGCTTTGTGCTAGCGATTGCAATTTTACTATCGGCAATCGTATCGCTCACCCTTTGCCCAATGCTTGCATCACGTTTTTTAAAAGAGCATAAGTCCAATGAAAGCGATCATCGTGAGCCATTATTTTTTCAAAAATTAGGTGGTTTTATTGGCGGTTTTTATCGTAAAACTCTGCATTTTTGTTTAAACCAACCCTTAATGGTAATTGTTGCTTCAATCGTTTTTGCTGGACTTTCATGGGCGGGCTTTAATACATTGCAGCAAGAGCTTACGCCATCAGAAGATCGCTCATCTATCTTCCTATCGATTGAAGGACCGCAGGGTATTTCGGTTGATTATCTTAATGATCAATTCAAGCAAATTGAAGCTATTCTTTCGCCCTTGCGAGAAAATGGTGAAATTGTTAGCACCTATTCCGTAGCAGGCACGGGCGGCTCGACCAATCGCGGTGTTATTATTTTAACTCTTGCACCATGGAATGATCGCTCGCGCAGTCAACAGGAAATTATTGGCGACATTAATACCGCCATGCGCAAGTTCCCATCAGTGCGCGTTCTTACCCGTGAAGGCAACAGCCTTGGCATTCGTGGTGCGGGCAATGGTTTGCAATTTGCAATTTTAGGACAGGATTACGCAACCCTGCAACCCGCGGCAGAGGCAATTATTGCCAAAATGCAGCAAAACCCCAAATTCTTACAACCTCGCCTAGCGGTTGATGCAACACAACCACAATTATTTATTGATATAGACCGCGCCCGCGCCTCCGATCTTGGCATTGATATTTCTGGTATGGCACAAACCGTTCAATCTATGCTCGATGGGCGTAAAATTGGCTCGGTTTATGTGGGTGATCGTAGTTATGATGTAAAAATCGTATCCTCTACCCATCCAGTTAATGACCCAAGCGATCTTGAAAACATCTATATGAAAACTAGCGATAGCCGCTTTGTGCCAGTCTCTGCCATTGCTAGTGTTGATGAGCGACCCGTACCACCAGAATTGCAACGTGAATCACGTATGCGGGCGGTAACCTTGACCACCAATCTTGCATCAGATTATGCCCTTGGAACTGCTTATCAAGATGTCTTAGCTATTGCAAAAAATGAGTTACCATCAGGCAGCTATATTTTGCCTCTTGCTGAAGCGGCAACCCTTGGGGAAACATCGGCCGGTCTTATTTTGATTTTTGGCTTTGCGATTGTGATTATTTTGTTGGTTTTAGCAGCACAATTTGAAAGCTTTATTTCTGGTATTATTGTTATGGCAACCGTTCCCCTTGGACTTGGCTGTGCAGTTATCGCAATGATGATTTCTGGGGTTAGTCTTAATGTTTATAGTCAGATTGGTTTGGTCTTGCTTGTTGGCATCATGGCCAAAAACGGTATTTTGATTGTTGAATTTGCTGACCAATTGCGTGATCGCGGTATGAATGTACGCCAAGCAATTGAGGAAGCTGCCAATATTCGCTTACGCCCCGTGTCGATGACTATGATTTGCGCTATTCTTGGCGGTGTACCGCTAGTTTTGGCATCAGGAGCTGGTGCTGAGGCGCGTATTGCGCTTGGTTGGGTCATTGTTGGTGGACTTGGGCTTGCTACGATTGCGACGCTTTATGTAACCCCCGTTGCTTATTTGCTGCTTGGCCGCTTTGTTCGCCCCAAAGCCGAAGAAGAAGCACGCCTTGACCAAGAATTGCATCATGCCAACAACAACCAAAACACACACTAA
- a CDS encoding histone deacetylase family protein — protein MRGFYHQDQALHEPKQFMRYGEIAKPTDSPLRTQKLLIALENLGVSVETPQDYSRLAALKVHPNYYLDYLETAYSRWLELPMHGVEVLPNSFPYWNGDPAKDRRPPCPSNHLIAQSGYYLGDLAVPISKFTYLSVLRSTHSATAAAEAILEGEKVAYALCRPSGHHCRSDRASGFCYMNNAAIAAEHLRQEFKKIAVLDIDAHHGDGTQEIFYRRSDILTVSVHVDTSVYYPFYTGYQHEKGYGEGLGYNVNIPIAANSDDESFLTGVGLGVDYVKNYGAEVVVLALGYDTHKDDPLSIVKVTTDAFHKAAILVARLGIPVVIIQEGGYQVSVIGDCLKAFLTGILAKI, from the coding sequence ATGCGCGGTTTTTATCATCAAGATCAGGCTTTGCATGAGCCAAAACAATTTATGCGTTATGGCGAAATAGCAAAGCCCACCGATAGTCCATTGCGAACACAAAAGCTTTTGATCGCTCTTGAAAATTTGGGCGTAAGCGTTGAAACACCGCAAGATTATAGCCGCCTTGCTGCATTAAAAGTTCATCCCAACTATTATCTTGATTATCTTGAAACAGCTTATAGTCGTTGGTTGGAATTACCCATGCATGGGGTAGAGGTTTTACCCAATAGCTTCCCTTATTGGAATGGTGATCCTGCTAAGGATAGGCGCCCTCCTTGTCCAAGTAATCATCTTATTGCCCAAAGCGGTTATTATCTTGGTGATCTTGCTGTGCCAATTAGCAAGTTTACTTACCTATCGGTTTTACGGTCAACCCATAGTGCAACGGCTGCCGCTGAGGCTATTCTTGAAGGTGAAAAAGTCGCTTACGCCCTTTGCCGCCCTTCTGGGCATCATTGCCGTTCCGATCGTGCTTCGGGCTTTTGCTATATGAATAATGCTGCCATTGCTGCAGAGCATTTACGGCAAGAATTTAAAAAAATCGCTGTTCTTGATATTGACGCCCATCATGGGGACGGCACACAAGAAATATTTTATCGCCGCAGCGATATTTTGACGGTTTCTGTCCATGTTGATACATCAGTTTATTATCCGTTTTATACCGGCTATCAGCATGAAAAAGGCTATGGTGAAGGTTTGGGCTATAATGTTAATATTCCGATTGCCGCCAATAGCGATGATGAAAGTTTTTTAACCGGCGTGGGTTTAGGCGTTGATTATGTTAAGAATTATGGCGCTGAAGTTGTGGTTCTTGCCCTTGGCTATGATACCCATAAGGATGATCCTTTAAGCATTGTTAAAGTGACGACCGATGCCTTTCATAAAGCCGCCATCCTTGTTGCACGTTTGGGTATTCCTGTGGTGATTATCCAAGAGGGTGGTTATCAGGTGAGTGTTATTGGCGATTGCCTCAAAGCGTTTTTAACCGGCATTTTAGCCAAAATATAA
- a CDS encoding class 1 fructose-bisphosphatase, protein MKNHHDAERLKLIGDDETIDFMPLETYLTKWMHGDGAKIAIVKLIEAICLGAFKLSKRVAGGHLYGDPGRLVGSNSDGDLQKSIDVGSHYLFSELLLEAGAGKLLSEESEDVISNPDGGDFAVAFDPLDGSGNVGIGAPIGTFFSIFPNSYSHDPFLVKGSEQVAAGYISYGHSIDFALSVGDGLILGAMEPQSGIFYILQENVTLAPETSDLAYNASVYRHLFQPMRQYVDDVQQGKVGPRGKDFNMRWLGAAVGELHRIFQRGGLFFYVNDQRKGYENGRLRLIYEAFPIAFLCDAAKGKATDGMQDILDIVPASHHARTPLIFGAANEVDTIKTYHTLTQNPE, encoded by the coding sequence ATGAAAAACCATCATGATGCTGAAAGGCTAAAGCTAATTGGCGATGACGAAACCATAGATTTTATGCCCCTTGAAACTTATTTAACCAAGTGGATGCATGGTGACGGTGCAAAAATAGCAATTGTAAAACTGATTGAGGCTATTTGTCTTGGTGCCTTTAAGCTTTCTAAGCGTGTAGCTGGCGGCCATCTTTATGGTGACCCGGGTCGCCTCGTTGGTTCCAATAGCGATGGCGATCTACAAAAAAGCATTGATGTTGGCTCGCATTATTTATTTTCTGAACTATTATTGGAAGCAGGAGCTGGCAAGCTTTTATCGGAAGAATCTGAAGATGTTATAAGCAATCCCGACGGCGGTGATTTTGCTGTTGCATTTGATCCGCTTGATGGCTCAGGCAATGTCGGCATTGGCGCACCAATTGGCACATTTTTTTCGATTTTTCCAAATTCTTATAGTCATGACCCATTTTTAGTAAAGGGTAGCGAACAAGTGGCTGCTGGCTATATTTCTTATGGTCATAGTATTGATTTTGCTCTATCGGTCGGCGATGGGCTTATTTTGGGTGCGATGGAGCCACAAAGCGGCATTTTTTATATTTTACAAGAAAATGTTACTCTTGCCCCTGAAACATCCGACCTTGCTTATAATGCTTCAGTTTATCGCCATCTTTTTCAGCCAATGCGTCAATATGTTGATGATGTTCAACAAGGTAAGGTTGGGCCGCGCGGCAAAGATTTCAACATGCGTTGGCTTGGCGCTGCGGTTGGCGAGCTCCATCGTATTTTTCAGCGTGGCGGCCTGTTCTTTTATGTCAATGACCAGCGTAAAGGCTATGAAAATGGTCGCCTAAGACTAATTTACGAAGCATTTCCCATTGCATTTCTCTGTGACGCTGCAAAAGGCAAAGCCACTGATGGTATGCAAGATATTCTTGATATTGTACCAGCTAGTCATCATGCTCGCACACCACTGATTTTTGGTGCAGCCAATGAAGTCGATACAATCAAGACCTATCATACTTTAACCCAAAATCCCGAATGA